The DNA window ATTGACATGTgtacaatttaattatttatcactttatttttctttgtttcTTTAGAAATGATACACATGTCAATCTTCCAAGTCATGGGGTGTCAAGATCCTGGAGGAACATAGACTTAGCCATAGATTGCCTAAAACTGTGATGATTCTGGTGTGGCCCAGTGGGTATTAACAGATTTTTTTGCTGGAAATAATTTCAACAAAATTGAATCTGTCATTGTGGTAATTGATTCCTTCTGGGGCTTTCTGCTTCAGTTTCTTCATCTTTTCTCCATGATTTATGACACGATATGCTTTACTTAAATATCTCGCACCTAACATATTGCAGTCAATCATTTCTCTTTAATGCAGTGAGAATTAAATTGTTAATCGATTTTAACTTAATATTTCTCCGTGCtactaaattattttttattatgaaataTTGTAATGATCGAGTTCAAGCAAAGTTGATTATTGTGTCGCTGAAGTCACTTCATCAATGACATAGAACCACAGCTTCTGTTTGAATTATATATCTTTTTGTCCACCGCCTCGTTTTTAATTTACTTTATGTACAGGTATTGCTGTTAATCGTATGGGTATTCATTTGTTGCAAGGTCGGTGTTATACTTAAAATGGATGTACACATGCACGCCTTAATGCATCTAGCATGTCTTTGTATGTGTCTTTGTTGCCTGTATTTTGGTTGGATGACTAAACCTCCAAAGTTTCGCATGATATATACTTCATTTCTAGTTGGCTCATATTGAGTGTTTATGGCTGCCATTTGCAGATTGGATGGGATTCTGTCATGAGAATGAGTGCAGATATGAGGGATTTATTTTTGTACGAGGATTTTTTGTATTATAATCCTCAACATGTTAAAATCTATTTGTTCTGTTGGCCAGAATGGCTTTTCAACACACTGTGTTTGCTTTATTGCAGACTATGATGGTTTGGCTATGGGGAATAAATCTGTGGGTTTTTTCTCAGGCTAATGTTGGTTATGCTAAAATCTTTGACTTAGATCAAAGTCATCTCACTCATAAAGAAATATGGACGGTATGCCTAACTGTGAAACCGGAACCATTAATGCTCTGAGATGTTTGATGGTCCTCCACAACCCTGTTTGCTGTTTGGAAATTTCCTATCATCACTGTGATACATAAGTTCCGtgtatatttaaattttgtatGCGTATCGtgaattataattattttagagGGTTGAAATTATCGCTGTATGCTTCATTTTGTTATTTCTGTGGGGAACTTATAAACTGTGTCTTTTATTTCACTTTTTTCTTGTTATGTGTTATGCTTGAATTCAAATTTTGATAACTTTTTTGTCCTTGTTTTATCACACGTTTGTTTTTTGATGCAGTAATTCATGACGTGTCTctgtttttatgaatttttcacTATGCTTTTCCAATTTTTTACCTGGGAAGCCACTGGacgtaaattttttatttagattttCTAAATGTAAAGTTAGCTCATGCATTAACGGTACTTTTATGCTATCCTACAAACTGGATGCATTTCATGAAGTTCCCAATGCTGCAGTCTTGCAAAAATCGGACTTCAAATAGATGAAAAATCTTCTAACGATATTTCTCCTTCTCGGCCAAATAATTTTTGTGTTCCTATTTGGAATATCAATACTCGCAAGTAGCTTTTCGACATCAATTATTGAAGCATCTTTTTCTCTCCATTGTGGCAAACAGCATTTGGCATCAGCGGTCAAGAAATTGAAGCATTCGTATTGAAATTACCAATACCTTGATTTGTGCTTGAACTAATTTTTCTTCTATTTCATTACCAATAATTCACTTTTAAGTATCAAGAGATAAGATTTGGTTTCCCTGTATCATATATCTGTGCCATATATTTGTTACTTGTTACTTACTCATGATTTAAGTAATGTCTCAGTGTGCCATCTGGATGACGATCATTGTCCCAACTAGCATGACAGCATATCTGTATCTTTATTCACATGGAGAAGTAACTTTGGCTGCATCCCAACCAGTGTAATAGATTATTCCTTTCCTGGATATTATTGTAATGTGTTCTCTATTTCAGAATTTCTTGCTAATGATTTTATAGGCCTGCACAAATGATGTGGATTGAGGAGTTCTCTCGTTTTTCTTTAACATATTCTCTTGGTATGTTCTCTTTTGGCGTGTAGCTTGAAAAGGCAAAAAGTAGAGGTGATATAGCTGCAACAAGTAAGGtgaaaaatgtttatatatCACACATCCACAAGAACGGATCCAATAAATGAGATGACCATGTTTGTGATCTATGTGTTGAAATCATTGGATTTAAATCATTTTCATTAAGATAAACTATGGGATAAAATTCCTTAGATGGAGATGTCAAGTTTGGCTGTCATTTACTTTGGATACTTTTATGATTCTTGTCTGTTTGAAGACTAGTTTTTCAAAAGGTCGATGGATTCTCTTGCATGCCTCTCACCAATGATGTCAACAGAGCCTTAATTTTGAAATCAATTTTTCCCGTGCACAATTATCTTAGTTTCCTATGTGAAATTATATAACTTGGAACATGTCCATGGGTTTTTTGACTTGGAAATGTTCCTGTTGATATCATCATGTTAGTCCCCTAATTTGACTTGTGATTATATTCGATTGGGCTTCCTTTTTAACTTCGTTGTTTTGGTTCATCATGCATCTGGAAAATCCGACCAGCAGTTACGTTTATGTTGGCACTGCAGGTACTCTTGTATGCTGTTATTGCATTGACTCTCGTATTTCCATTCCATATTTTTCATCTGGCTTCTCGCTACTTTTTGTTGAGAACCCTCTGGCGTATAGTGTTGCCACTACAGGTAAGATTTGATTTAATGTATAGTTGCATTTATTGTGCTACCCAGGAAATCACAGATTCCATTATTTAAAGTAGTTTTACATGCCTTGGGAAGTGAGGGAATGGCTGTTATACAGTTTCTTCTATCATCCAAGAGAACTGGAGAGAAAAAATTGAACATTGGAAGCAATCAATTGGGGGCCAGTGACCCCCTTTTCTTACCTTTCTGTCATGGAATCCGACAAAGATCTATTTGTTCGCATTATATTTTCTCTAATTGTGGGGAGCTGCGCAAGATATTCATTTAGTAATTGGTTGCCATgtcttgtttttctttcaagtTTTGTTGTCCGAAAACTTACATCTGACACAAAATCACCGGGTCGGattaaaatttcttttaggCTCTTTTGCTCCTTTCATCAGAAAAAGagatttatgaattttaggGCTTGATTATTTAAGCAGTAGGTTGTTTGTGTTTTTCCTTATGCAGTGTTACTTTCTGAAACAGGCAATTACATTTGCTGACTTCTTTTTAGCGGATATACTGACCTCTGTGTCAAAGGTAGACATCCTCTTGTTGCTTATTGTTTCTTGGCAAAGTTATCTGTAGTACATGAAATTTGTACCTTTGTATGTGATTTATCTGTGTTTCATTTATTTAAGTGGTTAGTACTGTTCTCTTTACACTCAGAATGTTGATTGGGAGAACTTTGAGAAAGTAACGAATCATTTTGTTTTCCATGTCTTGTACATGTGCAGCTGATGTAAGATCCTATGATTTGTGGTTAATTTTTTGTCATGATGTCTCTTGTAAGCTGTTTTAACTTTGGTTTGTTATGCCTGCCCTATCCATGCAGGTTTTCTCGGATTTGGAGCGTTCTGTATGTCGAATGGTCCATCGTCAGGTTTCTATGACAATCCAAACTTTTCATCTTATAATGTTGAATATAGCTAATAGGATTCCTCTAGTTTCCTGTTTCATGAAGCCACTTAGACGTGGTTTATAAGGCTCAGATTTCTAATGCGGtcaaaagaatttcattgctGATTCAAATTTATTCCTTGGAATTTTAAACATCTACATCTGTCTTGGCCTCTCTGAgttcttgaattttatttttcgcatgTTTGATTATGGAATTTTGGTGAAATTCGAtttgaaattttcaagtacATACTTTACCTTTTGCTTTCTTTTTCCTTGAAAGCTTACCACGTTTCTTAGATATTGATATGTCAATTAAAAATAGTAAATTATCTTGTAGTTGTTAAATTATTGTAGACTTCTTAAAACTCTTGAATCAAATATCTTACGTCATAAGTTGCATAGTTCCattttttgaagaaaatatGTCATACGTTATCTTACAGgcacaataaaatatttttaaataaataatcaaattgttaataataatatatataattttaattctACTGGTTGCAGTCGGTATGTACAAAGGTTTCAAATATACGAAGACCCGAAAAGATCATTTGTAAGATTATTATTTTGTGGTACTCAGATGATTACTTGGTAAGaagatttatatattttaatttattatttatagtaTATTGTTGCCTACACTGAATCAAGACTAGCCAAACTCGTTTATGTTCTGCTTCTCATTCACATTTTCCCCTCTCCTACGGCTCATCATCATCAGTGCCAACACCTTTTTTTCTCATGCCAATTTTAGAAATTCAATGAATATTTGGAAATGAGGGCAGATGATAAATGACGAAAAGGTGAGTTGATTTGAGTCATTAATAAAATTTGCATATTGTGCCAGCCTTGAAGTATTCAACGGCAGTTCCAGTTATTTTTCTTTCTGCCCTCAAGTATCATGTCTTCCCCGACAAGTGGACGAGTATGTACCGACCTCTGTGGCTTGTTTCAAGTGTAGTGAACTCTTTATACTCTTTCTACTGGGATGTTACCAGAGATTGGGACTTGAGGTACGGATGCCATGAAATTATTGATCCTtgattttctagtgaatttgtttgatttgattgactTTCAGATCTCTTTTCTTCATATGTATCTTCAGTGCTTTTCTTTCGAGTTGCATTTCAGTGCCTTGTCTTGTTAGCTGACGGCTATTTCTTTTATGCCACCAGTTGCTTCACTCGGATTTTCAAGTTCGGTAAACCACACGTTTTGTCCCAGTTGTTATACGGAAGGAAATGGGTGAACCTTCTTTCTTTTTGTTATCTGACAATAATTATGTTGCTTAGGTCTGTATGCATTATTACCATATTAACATGTAGACTGCCCTAATCTTCTGCAAACTAATATTTTCCATACATCTTATTACTGATACGTGGCAAATATTTTCCAGTTATTGAAGTTGCAATACCAAGTATTACAAAAGATTCAGAACGCATCTGTATACCAAGTGTACTACAGAAAGAACTGAAAAAAGTTCATGTCCTATTTGTTTTATACGTCTGGTGCGGCTGTCTATACCTTGTGAATCAACTCTTTGTGCTTTCAACCTGGCAGGTTTATCTTTGGGTACTCAGCAGCAATCTTATCCTACGATGCACGTGGACGTACAAGCTGTCAGCTCATCTTCGACACAATTACCTAACGGTGTTCACTATAACTGCCCTGGAAATGCTACGCCGGTTCCAATGGGTTTTCTTTCGAGTTGAAAACGAGTGGAACAAAATGAACTCGAAATCCAACAGTCAACTATCTATGATTGACAACCCTAGTGAGGAAGATAAATTGCTTAATTCCAATAGTCATAATCATAGATTATCACCTTTCCATATTtgatttttacatttttttcttATCACAAATCACTACAGTAATATAACAAAGCATAAATAGTTTCTTTTTTGATGGGAATGGAGAAGGCGCTGCCGACAAACATTTGCACGAGGTCAGAAAGTATACGTGGGCAATCACGACTCTTCTGGATTTTGGCATTTTTTATTCATGAAATTGTACGATGTATGCCAATATTGAGGCTGAATTTTAACCCTGTGTCGTGAATCCTAAAAGTATAAGAAAGCAAATTATCATTACTAAAGCTTTCGTTCTTTGCCTTTGAATTTTCAGTTTTAATTGGTGTTCTCATGTTGCTATACCACCACCCTCCATTATGATAAGTTTGCTGCGCAAATTGTAACAAATTCGGAATAGTTTATGTTACGTAGTAGCGGTTGGGCTCTGACACGTGGTATGAGTATCGTTACATATGCAACACAAATTTGGATATATTTTATGAACCACTAATTAGTGATTTAAACTTGAGTGCATTTTTGAGGGAGAGAGTCTCTTGTTAGACGGtcttatgaatttttatatgtgagatgtgtcaaccatatcgatattcacgataaaaagtaatattttttcatggatgacccaaataagagattcgtctcacgaaATACGAGTTGTGAGATcgcctcacacaagtttttgccttattgAGGTGAGAGTAGACAAAATTCACGGCAACACAATTGTAAATGTTAATTTTCTAGCGACGCAGTGCTCTACGACTTGATTCTTTTatctaaaaatatttatgtttctaTCTTCGCTCTTTCGCTTCTCTCTTTTCGTGCGTAACATATGatctatatatttataattatgtttttcCCTAGACTTGTTTCCTTCGTTAGATACCTACAAATAATGATAAGATATAGTTTATAAAGAAATAAACAATTTTAAACATATCAAATTAAATCTAGAGTCAATTATTATAAAAGTCTAAAAAGACAAAATTTTTAATCAATTATTTACCAAAATTTTAtcattaaagaaaaaataattttaaagaataaattatatattgaaacaccaaaaattatttttctttcaaGAAAATAAAGTCTACCTTCTCAATGtactaattttaaaaactttctAAAAGGGAttcaatttttataattaattatagcATTTACAAGAAAAATGTCTTCCACAACAAAAGTCCCGCACGTAAGATATTGTTGAAAAACAGATAGTATAGTTGGTAAATTGGGAATCTTGAGTTGCAATACCCTTCACATGTTTTACGATATATGGTGGCCCTCGTTCTACTGTACACCACCAAATCGTAATTAACGGGCGCctataaaattaatatagaaTTAAAATTTGGCTTATACCACATTTTTGTCAAATGGCTTTCTTTTCCTCTTCTTTCTTATCCAAACTTTAATAATTCAAACCTTTTTGTGGCTTCAGATTTTCACTATAATTTATACGCGACTGTGTGACCCCACTGTAGCTGTCAGCATCCCCCAGCCCTTCTCCAAATTTGGaagccactttgtgaattttcattCATGCAAGAGATTTATAATGAAAAAaatcaacttttttttttttgtattttgacGTTTGTGGAAGTAAAAAAGAAAGGGCTTGGAAGCGTTCAAAACCTATTTCGTCGCCAAATTTCAAGAACCCATTTCTGAATTTTCCTTCATGCAAGAATATAACTGAGTGAAAAAAAAGATTATTCCCACCATTTCGTTTCCTGTTTTCTAGCTCTTGAAAgtgatgataaagaaaatggaaGCATGAAGATACAATCTTTATCAAACTGTCGAACTCAAATTCCGGTGCAGTTTCCGTACTGAGGTTTATCCTTGAATCCCAGAAGCAGAGGCATGAGTATAACAATGGATAACTTCACGCGGAGTGAAACCATCACGCTGGAACACGCTTCTTCCGGGTCATTCTCCCAAATCCCACCAAAAACACCCAACAGAAACTCGGGGGATGTAGATTTTAACGATGTTTTTGGGGGTCCACCGAGGCGGTATGCGACGCAAGAAGCGAGAGTTAAGTACAGCTTCGGCGAAATAGTGGTTTCTGAAGATGACGGAAGCTCATCAGCATGGAATGAGCGAAAGGAAAAGCATGTTTTTAGAACTGATAACGCGGGAAGAAGTCGATACCCGAGTGACGATTTCTTTGACGATATATTTAGAGGTGACGAATGTTATGGTTCACCGCGAAGTTTTGATCGAGATATTGTGATTGCATGTAGCCCGAGTCTAAGGATCACGAGCCCGGTCTCTAAAACTGAGTTTTTGGGTACTTCACTCCCGCCTCAGTTAAGGTAATTAGAATTCATTTCAGTCTGTTTCTggttattaaaataaatatgtgaAGCACACGTGTACTTGTGGCTTTGAATCACAATTACTGTAACTTTGAGTAGCCTCTAAAAAATTCCAACGGTTGTGGTGATTTTTGAGCTTGACTGCTTGATCATACTCAAACGCATGGAGGAACTCAAGACTCTATAAATATCAACCGCGATCGAGATTTGACGATGCATTACTTGTCAAATATTTAGAATATGAAAGAATAAAGAGTAAAAAGCTGATTTAAATAGTATTACAAATAATATGTGTGTATAAATCACATATATAATCTGGCTGAAGTAACTTGATGAGCACTCGAGCCTCATTAAAGAGTGTTCGCGGGGCCGGCTCGAATGCCTACATAACATACAACTACTGGAAAATCTTGATGGGGATGTGGTACGGCGGTCTAGATGTTTTTGCTTGTGAGGTGGGTAGGTGACTATCTATCTGCCCCTCAATATTTGTGTGGTAATACTTACAAGTGGGTTATATTTCCATCAGTCGTATATTGTAGTTACATATAGTGGTTTCTTTCTGTACTCCTTATTATGACATAGTTAATATATTTACTTGTAATGCTTCCCTTTTTTTAGCCTTACCTCCAAGTCGACGGCCGCTAGGTTTTCTCCTCATGCTCCTGAGAATCATGGTCAGTTTAAGATGGACGGTACTGCAAATCAATTAAATAGCTCTCGCTCTTCAAGTTCTTCATCTAGATTTTATCATAGAAGTCCCTTGGCTTCTTTTAGTAGCGAGGATTCGTCATCCACTGTGACATCTGATATGAAAGACAATGTTGAAAACTTTAAAAAGGACAACAGAAGTGCAGAATCTCTTACTGCTGACAGTCAGTTTCATTTCTCAATATACAAATGGGCTGGCAAAGGAGTTCCAATGCTCACGCCTCTCGTTGAcaggaaaatttttaaaaagacAAGTAAAAACGATAGGTTTGCTAACTCTAGTGGAAAGATTAAGGGTGATTTTACCCGTAGCAAATCGTCAACCGTGATGAGTCAAGACATATCAGCAGATATAGACCCGGAATCATTGAAAACAAAGAGTGGGAGTGAAGAAGATTGTAGAAGCGAGAAAAAGACGAGAGAGCTGCAGTACTCTGTTGAAGCACCTTATGATATTTTAGAGTCTAAAATCCAAAGAATTGCGAAACACTGTGTTGTTTCTGGGGAGACTGCTCGAGATACGAAAACAGAAGCAGTGAAGTCAAGTGATGATATTATAAAGTAAACGAAGTTGAAAACAAAGTGCTTGTCAAGCCTGAAGCAAAGCCTCTTCGTGCATTTCTTGTTGATGAGGTCAAGCAACAAGGTG is part of the Primulina tabacum isolate GXHZ01 chromosome 18, ASM2559414v2, whole genome shotgun sequence genome and encodes:
- the LOC142532624 gene encoding LOW QUALITY PROTEIN: uncharacterized protein LOC142532624 (The sequence of the model RefSeq protein was modified relative to this genomic sequence to represent the inferred CDS: substituted 2 bases at 2 genomic stop codons), with amino-acid sequence MFGDLASVPNNSPHLRKSGSRSVVFDVGTNELGNSAEEDFLHSTVSNVMKGVSSPLPSVAIKPSSVLLWRFKVLLLIVWVFICCKIGWDSVMRMSADMRDLFLYEDFLYYNPALLQTMMVWLWGINLWVFSQANVGYAKIFDLDQSHLTHKEIWTCAIWMTIIVPTSMTAYLYLYSHGEVTLAASQPVLLYAVIALTLVFPFHIFHLASRYFLLRTLWRIAITFADFFLADILTSVSKVFSDLERSVCRMVHRQVSMTIQTFHLIMLNIANRIPLVSCFMKPLRRFKYTKTRKDHFHXXNLHIVPALKYSTAVPVIFLSALKYHVFPDKWTSMYRPLWLVSSVVNSLYSFYWDVTRDWDLSCFTRIFKFGKPHVLSQLLYGRKWVYLWVLSSNLILRCTWTYKLSAHLRHNYLTVFTITALEMLRRFQWVFFRVENEWNKMNSKSNSQLSMIDNPSEEDKLLNSNSHNHRLSPFHI
- the LOC142532512 gene encoding J domain-containing protein required for chloroplast accumulation response 1-like, which gives rise to MSITMDNFTRSETITLEHASSGSFSQIPPKTPNRNSGDVDFNDVFGGPPRRYATQEARVKYSFGEIVVSEDDGSSSAWNERKEKHVFRTDNAGRSRYPSDDFFDDIFRGDECYGSPRSFDRDIVIACSPSLRITSPVSKTEFLGTSLPPQLSLTSKSTAARFSPHAPENHGQFKMDGTANQLNSSRSSSSSSRFYHRSPLASFSSEDSSSTVTSDMKDNVENFKKDNRSAESLTADSQFHFSIYKWAGKGVPMLTPLVDRKIFKKTSKNDRFANSSGKIKGDFTRSKSSTVMSQDISADIDPESLKTKSGSEEDCRSEKKTRELQYSVEAPYDILESKIQRIAKHCVVSGETARDTKTEAVKSSDDIINNKLSGNIVEIKEKETGAPKVEITNVYDSKIVKKTEEQIYSNSEDIAKSNLKGAVENSSSNLGRSGAKGKVKEFVQIFNHEADSRPKPDIPMRSCSHRCRGAGTDQKENEVNESKVKEKVESNDVEKNPDVSLKVEKNLNKDEARLKPRTNNPSFRKSFRRDSKVSVENADDPFEDYFSVQELSPDHETVTQRDEVSEEMKAIDAKIRQWAVGKKGNIRSLLSTLQFVLWPGNGWKPVALVDLIEANAVKRAYQKALLRLHPDKLQQNSAASNQKYIAEKVFDLLQEAWDHFNTLAPL